The genomic region atacatatgtaatatattttattatatatatttatttaatttaccatatatataaagaaaatcaaacaaattattttatatattatcataacacatatatatatatatataatataatataatataatataatataatataatataatataatataatataatataatataatataatataatataatataatataatataatatatataatataataatatataaatttttaaaataatatatccataattttatttttttttcacaacaaaaataaaaaaaagcCCAACCCCCAAAATTTTCCCATATATTCTATGCATTTCATTAATAAATGTACTTGTGAAGAGAAAAAGTAGCTTAgagaaatattatattattactagtgaataatatgttttacttaacataataaaaaaatgttgtgaaatatatttctttttatctttttttttcatgtaacccatataatttatatataatatatatataatatatataaatatatttatatatatattttatattttttgaagtttatattttccaCCCACACCCaatttcatatatacatatatgtttattatatatatataaaataaaacttatatatattataaaattttctttttatcgtttatttttagtaaaataaaacaaaaatatatattatacatataatatatatatatatatattatatataatcattatatatttcatttttgtaTGTTAAacttaaatatataaatatattctatacatctttataaaatatataaaattagaAACACCAATTCAAAATGAGGAATTCTATctaattataataatattatttatagtTTTGAAAATGTTTACACAATAAACCctacaaatataaaataatggagaaaatctttattttcttcaatTATTTATGACATATAAAGgaatttaatttttttttttttttttttttttgcacctatacataaaaagatatatatatatataaccCTAAAATATACNNNNNNNNNNNNNNNNNNNNNNNNNNNNNNNNNNNNNNNNNNNNNNNNNNNNNNNNNNNNNNNNNNNNNNNNNNNNNNNNNNNNNNNNNNNNNNNNNNNNaaaaaaaaaaaaaaaaaaaaaaaaaaaaaaaaaaattatcatctatatatatatatatatatatatatatatttatttatttatttatttatatttatatttatttatattgaattatataatcatGGATATTGATAGAATGCCGACATTAAGTTGCTCCCCCAATAACATAGAGTGCGGATTCGGTAGCGAACATTTTTCTAATAACAGTATTACGTGGAAAGAGAAATATGAGCAGACGAAAGAATTGTTGAAGAgttataatttattttcagatcatttaataaattatagtattgatttttattttaacaAGTTAGGATTTAACAAGTTTCATTTTGAAGAGACAAGCCCCGAGTTGATTAGTAAAGTGGTTGTGTGTATTATAACTGCCAAGATTAATGAACAGTATTCTAgtgataaatattttccTACATTCGAAGAGACTCATGACaatgtaatatttataataacaagAGTATTTGctgatgataataaaacaagattaaattataagatggagaaaaaaattgaagAGAAATATTTCAATTTTTCTGACATGTCAAAAGATTGTTATAGATTAAAAAGTTTTAGATCTGTCCATTCTGTTTTTGATAAAGAACATACATATCAAGAGCCATTAAGAACCTATATTTTAGAGTTACCAACATACaatgatgatataataaaagagaATGAAACcgatttaaaaaaattaatggatgttaatttttataattatattaagGGAACAAGAAGTGAACaaatttattatgaatTGAATAAAGCTGTATTATATGATTTGACTGGGCAATTTTTACAAACACATTATTATGAAACATCATCAAGTACTTTTACATTAACTATAGCTGTTAAAAGAAGTAATGTTATATCTTCTATATTTTCCTTAATAGGTGATTGTTTAAATATGCATAGATGTTTTTCATATTCGAAATATGTAGAACCATTAAAAAATGGCGTGTtgttaataattttaaatgtaAAAGTTATTATGAATGAAATGGAACGAGAAAAGCAGAAATTAgatttaaaagataaaatttataatgtggtaaaatcattaaaaacgttatgtttatttaatgATTCTAGGTTTATACAATTATCTGTAAAGCGAACCTTTACAGCACAAGAATCAGCATATctttttatgattattaaGTTTATTACCTTTTTTTCGACCAATACATTATCGagttataaaaatgtagaGCATGCATTAAATCTAAGgaattataataacaacatTATGGATACTACTACGAATTCCTCATCGTCTCCATCATCTGTTCTTAatgatttttatattattaaagaAAAGTTGAAGAGTTCCAAATATACAAAAGAGGAAATATTAAGATGTGCTCAAAGTAATGTGAGAACTATAAAAATGTTGTTTGCgaattttgaaaaaaaattgaatcATCAgagaaataaatataatcaGATGAAATATGGTGAgaataatatgaagaaTTCAGGTGATCTATTAAAAGGgtattcaaataataataggaACGTTAATCATCCTACTTTATCATCACTTGCTTCGTCAACTTCATCATGTTCTTCTTCTTTGTTTTCGTTACATTCGTACTTGTCAGGATCGTATGAGTCTCCctattatcatcataataaaGATAGCAAGGATATTATTGACGAAATAGAAGATAATcatgataaaaaaatattacaatatttttacatgTTTGAAAAATATGCTTTAAAGACgaacttttttttaacacACAAAATTAGTTTAGCTGTAGCTTTTGATGGTGctttattaaaagattCTATTTATGAAGCACAGCCTTAttctattattatgatattgGGTTTGCATTTTGTTGGATTCCATATACGTTTTAGTAAAATATCTAGAGGAGGAGTTCGTATTGTCATATCTAACAATGTAAATTCGTATATGCACAATTCAgataatttatttgatGAAGCATATAATTTGGCATACACTCAAAATTTTAAGAATAAAGATATTCCCGAGGGTGGAAGTAAAggaattattttattagaTGCAGATGTATGTAATGTCTctaatacaaaatatattaaaaatttatctTTCTATTCTTATGTAAATTCTATATTGGATTTGTTAATAAATGAAGATTTGAACGAAGAAAGTGCATCTTCTATATCCGTCCGTTCTACCAAAGGTGCAAATAACACAACAACTACCTTTCATAATGTTATGAGTTCGatagaaaataatgtaGACAGAGGAGTAGAAGGAGAACGCCTTAATA from Plasmodium reichenowi strain SY57 chromosome 8, whole genome shotgun sequence harbors:
- a CDS encoding glutamate dehydrogenase, putative, which translates into the protein MDIDRMPTLSCSPNNIECGFGSEHFSNNSITWKEKYEQTKELLKSYNLFSDHLINYSIDFYFNKLGFNKFHFEETSPELISKVVVCIITAKINEQYSSDKYFPTFEETHDNVIFIITRVFADDNKTRLNYKMEKKIEEKYFNFSDMSKDCYRLKSFRSVHSVFDKEHTYQEPLRTYILELPTYNDDIIKENETDLKKLMDVNFYNYIKGTRSEQIYYELNKAVLYDLTGQFLQTHYYETSSSTFTLTIAVKRSNVISSIFSLIGDCLNMHRCFSYSKYVEPLKNGVLLIILNVKVIMNEMEREKQKLDLKDKIYNVVKSLKTLCLFNDSRFIQLSVKRTFTAQESAYLFMIIKFITFFSTNTLSSYKNVEHALNLRNYNNNIMDTTTNSSSSPSSVLNDFYIIKEKLKSSKYTKEEILRCAQSNVRTIKMLFANFEKKLNHQRNKYNQMKYGENNMKNSGDLLKGYSNNNRNVNHPTLSSLASSTSSCSSSLFSLHSYLSGSYESPYYHHNKDSKDIIDEIEDNHDKKILQYFYMFEKYALKTNFFLTHKISLAVAFDGALLKDSIYEAQPYSIIMILGLHFVGFHIRFSKISRGGVRIVISNNVNSYMHNSDNLFDEAYNLAYTQNFKNKDIPEGGSKGIILLDADVCNVSNTKYIKNLSFYSYVNSILDLLINEDLNEESASSISVRSTKGANNTTTTFHNVMSSIENNVDRGVEGERLNITLPYDASVACNNHATNDNLSNMHDTYNLNNSGEVTLDHHSVHKRIVSNSSGNNNVHAQKGEGEDGKTKDKEMGNNRKNEENEKCEKYEKRCDNVSNTNYNYVNGTTEDAVQKIMGSKCKGGRNNNAEEKDGEMNAHNNNNNNNNNNNNNNNEHMEQCYKGAGCLINGENKTRKMILQEKMKEEEDLIFLGPDENTGSDQLMDWACIIAKKRKYPYWKTFSTGKLRKNGGVPHDMYGMTTLGIETYISKLCEKLNIKEESISRSVVGGPDGDLGSNAILQSKTKIISIIDGSGVLYDKQGLNKEELIRLAKRRNNKDKTKAITSCTLYDEKYFSKDGFKISIEDHNVDILGNKIRNGLDFRNTFFLNPLNKCELFNPCGGRPHSINIFNVNNIIKNGECIYKYIVEGANVFISDDARNILESKNVILFKDAATNKGGVISSSLEVLAGLVLDDKQYIDYMCTPDSDILQLDENEINFVHQNQKMNHSLSFKRGSMNNLEEDQKKEISNDEKNKNKIKALDKNATQDNGLNNNKCNEDQQDVSDFYKAYAKEIQKKIIHYCELEFESLWKETRRTKTPISKAINILSNKISELKKDILSSDTLCRDYKLLKKVLERVIPSTLLKIVTFEQILERVPYVYIKSLFASSLASNYYYSQQFLNDLSAFNFFEYIRKLQSESA